One window of Trichoderma breve strain T069 chromosome 3, whole genome shotgun sequence genomic DNA carries:
- a CDS encoding carbon-nitrogen hydrolase domain-containing protein produces MVATIRQYKAACVQAEPGWFDLEKCVQKTVKFITEAGEKGCKLIAFPELWIPGYTYWGWRVNYQDSLPLLKEYHKNSLRPDSDEMRRIRSAARKAQIYVSLGYSEIEGNSLYIAQIIIDPSGEVINHRRKIKPTHVEKLVFGEGTGDSLVSVVETEIGNLGHLNCWENMNPFLKANACAQYEQVHVAAWPVYPPASSLQYPDPYTNISEVQSELVTPAYAYETGTWTLAPSQVVTREGARMNLPPRLRNDEAAVDGEAAVIANGFARIYRPDGFRAVQDPPKDFEGIFIVDIDLDENLLTKRLADFGGHYMRPDLIRLLVDKTPKTFLVDTDNVDPKTFKSSLQRVGLDKPLPPPEEEEKKKE; encoded by the exons ATGGTTGCCACTATTCGTCAGTACAAGGCTGCCTGTGTTCAAGCTGAGCCAGGCTGGTTTGACCTGGAGAAGTGCGTCCAGAAAACCGTCAAGTTCATCACTGAAGCTGGCGAGAAAGGATGCAAACTGATTGCCTTCCCTGAGTTGT GGATTCCTGG ATACACCTACTGGGGATGGCGTGTCAACTACCAGGACTCCCTGCCCCTTCTCAAGGAGTACCACAAGAACAGTCTGCGCCCTGACTCTGATGAGATGCGCCGCATTCGATCTGCTGCCCGCAAGGCTCAGATCTATGTGTCTCTGGGCTACTCTGAGATTGAGGGTAACAGCCTTTACATTGCTCAGATTATCATTGACCCCAGTGGTGAGGTCATCAACCACCGCCGCAAGATCAAGCCCACCCACGTCGAGAAGCTTGTCTTTGGTGAGGGAACCGGCGACTCTTTGGTTAGCGTTGTCGAGACTGAGATTGGCAACCTTGGCCACCTCAACTGTTGGGAGAAC ATGAACCCCTTCCTCAAGGCAAATGCTTGCGCTCAATACGAGCAAGTTCACGTTGCTGCTTGGCCCGTCTACCccccagcttcttctctgcagtACCCCGATCCCTACACAAACATTTCTGAAGTCCAGTCCGAGCTGGTGACTCCCGCTTACGCCTACGAGACTGGCACTTGGACGCTTGCTCCTAGCCAGGTCGTCACTCGCGAGGGTGCCCGCATGAACTTGCCCCCTCGTCTGCGCAACGACGAGGCTGCCGTTGATGGTGAGGCCGCTGTTATCGCTAACGGCTTCGCTCGCATCTACCGCCCCGATGGTTTCCGCGCCGTCCAAGACCCTCCCAAGGACTTTGAAGGAATCTTCATTGTCGATATCGATCTCGACGAGAACCTTTTGACCAAGCGCCTGGCTGACTTT GGTGGACATTACATGCGTCCTGACCTGATCCGCCTTTTGGTCGACAAGACGCCCAAGACATTCCTTGTGGACACTGACAACGTCGACCCCAAGACTTTCAAGAGCTCTCTGCAGCGCGTTGGATTGGACAAGCCCCTGCCTCCgccagaggaggaggagaagaagaaggaataa
- a CDS encoding fungal zn(2)-Cys(6) binuclear cluster domain-containing protein has product MDEPPAGGAGTSAPKSSRKRRHSYTRVACDECQRRKTKCSGERPCKACKESNHACLYDRTTRFRARNRTSNTTESQGSAANTQTQGSAEAILGQNASGASNAATPPAPPSKANGLLSSDYYLQLAERLLTAAKPTSNQKAKSQGPYEGVPVTYLLEKLLVHRASKATGNVLAFVDNDRWLSIIAFYEEEIGVQYPFLNLEELKRRITEIDNTQNMKDEQSPSDTRPSRSQVENIAIHILAIISIFADARAIGIANPWVEEVYAATVARTQLQSTVDAADLCLLILAAMFFFHSDREVLAWRGIGNVLRLLQENGSRNSGDLSLHVGSQIASPGEKLYWCVYTLDRRWSFGTDLPFAVHDTEIDRHPMLDNDSPSSSYVMSMVSYCRISSDVRKWLLEPISGSASDMTRDFLDFRVVQWKRNLPIKLHYDGSKKYDPARVDRGEYRIRLLLYLRANQMRIIIHRTSANRLASNNLDPSTVNVLAEVSHDTIRTLVRLADETDIYHAQHKTYNHFLESALSSMLLVLGSINDDANRASCLQDAFDAVELIQRLSLTSPVSQRLLERLRNIHEAMDSFRARGSRATPDRSMAFGRLDVDQSQGNGSRTNMDLARSSDQSLAISSLTGRDVGDRDHQPRGIMGYSLDNNQSMASPSQSYPQTSSADIATLSTDMSHSRRGFDMSGSILNLAQDLPFMNFPELGQFLDDNPVSFTF; this is encoded by the exons ATGGATGAACCGCCGGCCGGAGGCGCAGGGACTTCAGCTCCCAAGTcctcgaggaagaggagacaCTCGTATACGCGTGTTGCATG TGATGAATGCCAGCGACGCAAGACAAAATGCAGCGGAGAGAGGCCTTGCAAAGCCTGCAAGGAGAGCAACCATGCCTGCCTCTATGACCGCACGACACGGTTTCGAGCTCGCAATCGTACCTC AAACACTACGGAAAGCCAAGGCTCTGCTGCAAATACGCAGACCCAGGGTTCTGCAGAGGCCATCCTAGGACAGAATGCGTCAGGAGCTTCTAATGCTGCCACTCCTCCTGCCCCTCCCTCAAAGGCGAATGGATTGCTTAGCTCAGACTACTATCTTCAGCTTGCCGAGAGACTTTTGACCGCAGCAAAGCCTACATCAAACCAGAAGGCAAAGAGCCAAGGCCCATATGAGGGAGTACCTGTGACATATCTCTTAGAGAAGCTTCTCGTTCATCGGGCAAGCAAAGCTACAGGAAACGTGTTGGCCTTTGTCGACAATGATCGCTGGCTCAGCATCATTGCATtttatgaagaagagattggcGTTCAGTATCCCTTCCTCAATCTCGAAGAGTTAAAGCGCCGAATCACGGAAATTGATAATACACAGAACATGAAAGATGAGCAATCGCCCTCTGACACTAGGCCTAGCCGTAGCCAGGTCGAGAACATTGCGATACATATCCTGGCCATCATTTCCATCTTCGCCGATGCGCGTGCGATTGGCATAGCAAATCCATGGGTTGAAGAAGTATATGCAGCAACAGTGGCAAGGACTCAACTTCAAAGTACtgtcgatgccgccgatCTCTGTCTTCTTATTCTTGCC GCCATGTTCTTCTTTCACAGTGATCGAGAAGTCCTTGCCTGGAGAGGGATTGGTAACGTTctccggcttcttcaagaaaatGGCTCTCGGAACTCGGGAGACCTGAGTCTTCATGTGGGGAGCCAGATTGCATCACCTGGGGAAAAGTTATACTGGTGTGTCTATACACTTGATCGACGTTGGAGCTTTGGAACAGATTTGCCATTCGCCGTTCATGATACTGAGATCGACCGACATCCTATGCTAGAT AACGactcgccatcgtcatcctaCGTGATGAGCATGGTATCTTATTGTCGAATATCCTCAGATGTGAGAAAATGGCTACTGGAGCCAATATCCGGCTCCGCATCCGACATGACTCGTGATTTCCTTGATTTTCGCGTGGTTCAATGGAAGCGTAATTTACCGATCAAACTTCATTACGACGGCTCCAAAAAGTATGATCCAGCAAGGGTCGATCGCGGAGAGTATAGGATTCGTCTCCTCCTCTACCTGAGAGCCAACCAAATGAGGATTATCATACATAGAACGTCGGCAAACCGCCTCGCATCCAATAATCTCGACCCATCTACAGTTAATGTCTTGGCTGAAGTGTCTCACGACACCATTCGGACTCTAGTCCGACTAGCCGATGAAACGGACATCTATCACGCACAGCATAAAACATACAACCATTTCCTTGAATCTGCTCTCTCATCGATGCTACTTGTCTTGGGGAGCATCAACGATGATGCCAATCGAGCTTCGTGCCTTCAAGATGCCTTTGATGCCGTGGAGCTGATCCAGCGACTCTCACTGACCTCGCCCGTTTCGCAACGTCTCTTGGAACGATTGCGTAACATACACGAGGCTATGGACAGTTTCCGAGCCAGAGGTAGCAGAGCAAC CCCTGATCGATCCATGGCGTTTGGAAGACTTGACGTAGATCAGAGCCAGGGCAATGGCTCAAGGACCAACATGGACTTGGCGCGGTCATCTGATCAGTCATTGGCAATTTCGTCATTGACTGGCCGTGACGTGGGTGATAGAGATCATCAACCACGCGGTATCATGGGATATTCTTTGGATAACAACCAGtcaatggcctcgccatCTCAGTCTTACCCACAAACATCGTCCGCCGACATTGCGACTCTTTCAACAGACATGTCGCACTCGAGACGTGGATTTGACATGTCTGGCTCTATTCTTAATCTGGCTCAGGACCTGCCCTTTATGAATTTTCCTGAACTGGGCCAATTTCTGGATGACAACCCAGTTAGTTTTACATTTTAG
- a CDS encoding fungal specific transcription factor domain-containing protein yields MSPPQDPSRPGSTDSPLPLTTPPASTDRGLTPPSPHPRRKPDRSCVLCHRRKIRCDRQTPCLACVRARLTCTYPASDKPVRRVRKATIADVASRISDLEKTIVAASSIDQGNATRRSLPPHAHVSVPGGLPASLPVSPHESPQEPGEIPSEEVLIRNGTSSQYFNELLISKVIEEDQDKSSLLHTPYSETREQDLDSPFSLMGLLSSPAVYDDKERGWRLSRLSATQLWHIFVQNVDATIKILHIPTDEVTIFTAIHQPESVSSDVLAMVNAVYFATTLTLEPEEAQHILGVDKPNALRTFKREFQMHLAGADMLENPTVVLLQGLAIYLASSRAYYHGRGIWILNGLALRMAHSIGLHRDGTKLGMSPFESEVRRRLWWHFLARDGRAAEDHGIDSWSTVPGYDTKMPLNVDDNELRPDMKELPPPHGGWTKMSLPLTCMEVAQTLQNMANLSMTPSGTTPKERMTMKTALAMVHKIDFVTRQQLAILENPDKRNAFATEANLLSALRCLEIHLELWGDELLGPYRWCMYGHPQYHMLLYVLWHLCVCPTGPTVERAWAVVEKMFELEQVRLSTAVSNPALKSVILKRLHKKAEMTRQSLINGNDRTSSASKMDEVPGDEEMQNPPQEVVMDVRRFDGENVDWSNLMQNNMPDWNTLVEDLHLDLHDFSSYF; encoded by the exons ATGTCTCCTCCGCAAGATCCCAGCCGGCCGGGCAGTACTGATTCCCCTCTCCCTCTGACCACTCCTCCAGCCTCGACCGACCGTGGTCTCACTCCGCCTTCGCCGCACCCGCGCCGGAAGCCGGACAGGTCGTGTGTGCTCTGCCACCGGAGGAAGATCCGATGTGACAGACAGACACCATGCTTGGCATGCGTGAGGGCTCGCCTCACGTGCACATATCCGGCTTCTGACAAGCCTGTCCGTCGAGTTCGCAAGGCTACGATTGCGGATGTTGCCTCGAGGATATCGGACCTTGAGAAAACCATCGTGGCGGCATCGTCCATCGATCAAGGAAATGCAACGAGGAGGTCATTGCCGCCACATGCTCATGTCTCTGTGCCGGGAGGCTTGCCGGCGAGCTTACCGGTGAGCCCGCATGAGTCTCCTCAGGAACCTGGAGAAATCCCTTCGGAGGAGGTTTTGATTAGAAACGGCACCTCAAGCCAGTACTTTAATGAACTTCTCATCTCCAAAGTCATTGAAGAG GATCAAGATAAATCATCGCTGCTACATACACCGTACAGTGAGACTAGGGAACAGGATCTTGACTCACCCTTCAGTCTTATGGGCTTGCTGTCAAGTCCTGCCGTATATGATGACAAGGAGAGAGGCTGGCGGTTATCACGGTTAAGTGCCACGCAATTGTGGCACATATTTGTACAAAATGTCGATGCCACTATCAAAATATTGCACATTCCGACAGATGAGGTCACTATTTTCACCGCCATCCATCAACCGGAATCGGTATCCAGTGATGTCTTGGCGATGGTCAACGCCGTGTACTTTGCGACTACGTTAACCTTGGAGCCGGAGGAAGCTCAGCACATTCTGGGTGTTGACAAGCCAAATGCCTTGCGAACATTCAAAAGGGAGTTTCAGATGCACTTGGCAGGGGCAGATATGCTGGAGAACCCAACAGTCGTGCTCCTGCAAGGGCTGGCCATATATCTG GCATCATCGCGGGCTTATTATCACGGAAGAGGCATCTGGATTTTAAACGGTCTTGCTTTGAGAATGGCGCATTCCATTGGCCTTCACCGAGATGGAACTAAGCTGGGAATGTCGCCATTCGAGTCCGAAGTCCGAAGGCGACTGTGGTGGCATTTTCTGgccagagatggaagagctgctgAGGATCACGGTATTGATTCATGGTCGACAGTTCCGGGCTACGATACCAAAATGCCACTGAACGTTGACGATAACGAGCTTCGTCCGGATATGAAAGAGCTTCCACCTCCTCACGGTGGATGGACTAAAATGAGTCTTCCGCTGACATGCATGGAAGTGGCCCAGACCTTGCAGAACATGGCCAATCTCTCCATGACGCCATCAGGAACAACACCTAAGGAG AGAATGACGATGAAAACGGCCCTCGCCATGGTGCATAAGATCGACTTTGTTACAAGacagcagcttgccatctTGGAGAACCCCGATAAGCGCAACGCATTTGCTACGGAAGCAAACCTACTTTCTGCACTAAGGTGTCTCGAAATTCACCTCGAGCTCTGGGGAGACGAGCTCCTTGGTCCCTATAGATGGTGCATGTATGGTCATCCGCAGTATCACATGCTACTCTACGTCCTCTGGCACCTGTGTGTTTGCCCGACTGGTCCTACTGTTGAGCGAGCTTGGGCTGTTGTGGAAAAGATGTTTGAGTTGGAACAAGTCAGGCTTTCTACGGCCGTGTCTAACCCGGCGCTGAAATCCGTCATCTTGAAGAGACTGCACAAGAAGGCTGAAATGACCAGACAGTCATTGATCAACGGAAACGACAGGACAAGCTCCGCATCTAAAATGGACGAAGTTCCCGGTGACGAAGAGATGCAGAATCCTCCACAGGAAGTGGTCATGGATGTTCGTCGTTTCGACGGAGAGAACGTGGATTGGAGTAACCTAATGCAGAATAATATGCCCGATTGGAACACGTTGGTTGAGGATTTGCATTTAGATTTGCATGATTTTTCCAGTTATTTTTAG
- a CDS encoding major facilitator superfamily domain-containing protein, protein MFTGSNSSGTAMEDADDVERRIEISEKDGNNASDREEPIVLKEEEDANYQPAAAAPVGSPPPNGGLRAWLVVVGAWCTSFCSFGWINSVGVFQDYYQATILKDYSSSTVSWIPSLQIFFMMALGPIIGLIYDKYGPRWLIIGGTFLHVFGLMMTSISHDYYQILLSQGVCSAIGVSAIFQPALNSIATWFTTKRGAAYGLLATGSSLGGVIFPIMVSRLIDEVGFGWSMRISAFLILALLIVAILTVKTHNPPKFQPITVKRMVTPFTEFQFFCLAMGLLLFTFGLYTPINYISVEAAAAGMDPNLVLYLIPILNAGSLFGRVFSGYAGDKWGRYNVFVTVCYLAGIFVLGLWIPATSTAARIAFATLFGFFSGAYVALIAALVVQVSPPSEIGFRTGLVFLASSIGGLTTNPISGAILERPIGWLGPKIFAGVFCIAGTTFVLAARIHKTGWKLRAVF, encoded by the exons ATGTTTACGGGTTCCAATTCCAGCGGCACCGCTATggaggatgctgatgatgtcGAGCGTCGCATCGAAATTTCTGAGAAGGACGGCAACAATGCCTCTGACCGCGAAGAGCCCATTGTCctgaaagaggaggaagatgccAATTATCagcctgcagctgcggcgCCCGTCGGTAGTCCGCCTCCGAACGGTGGCCTTCGAGCATGGCTTGTAGTTGTAGGAGCTTGGTGCACGTCGTTTTGTAGTTTCGGTTGGATTAACA GTGTTGGTGTGTTCCAAGACTATTACCAGGCTACAATTCTCAAAGACTACTCGAGCAGTACCGTCTCATGGATCCCGTCCTTGCagatcttcttcatgatggccttg GGGCCAATTATCGGTCTGATCTATGACAAGTACGGCCCTCGCTGGCTCATTATTGGCGGAACGTTTCTTCACGTCTTTGGCCTGATGATGACGTCTATTTCTCACGACTACTACCAGATTCTCCTTTCTCAGGGAGTCTGCAGCGCCATTGGTGTCTCTGCCATCTTCCAGCCAGCTCTCAACAGCATTGCGACATGGTTCACCACGAAGCGTGGCGCCGCCTACGGACTTTTGGCAACTGGCTCAAGCTTGGGAGGTGTCATTTTCCCCATCATGGTCAGCCGCTTAATTGACGAGgtcggcttcggctggtCTATGCGAATCTCGGCCTTCTTGATCCTTGCCCTTCTCATTGTTGCCATCTTGACGGTAAAAACGCACAACCCACCGAAATTCCAGCCCATAACTGTCAAGCGAATGGTCACCCCCTTCACCGAATTTCAGTTCTTCTGTCTTGCCATGGGATTGCTCCTCTTCACATTTGGACTATACACTCCGATCAACTACATCTctgttgaggctgctgctgcaggaaTGGACCCCAACCTAGTGCTATACCTCATTCCTATTCTCAACGCTGGAAG TTTATTCGGTCGTGTTTTCTCCGGTTATGCTGGCGACAAATGGGGTCGGTACAACGTTTTTGTTACTGTTTGCTATCTAGCTGGCATATTCGTCCTGGGTCTCTGGATCCCCGCAACTTCAACCGCCGCGAGAATCGCCTTCGCTACgctctttggcttcttctcagGAGCTTATGTCGCTTTGATCGCCGCCCTTGTCGTCCAAGTATCACCCCCGTCTGAGATTGGCTTCCGTACTGGTCTAGTGTTTCTGGCCTCGTCTATTGGAGGTCTTACAACAAACCCCATCTCCGGTGCCATTTTGGAGAGACCCATTGGATGGCTTGGCCCAAAGATTTTTGCTGGCGTCTTTTGCATTGCTGGGACGACCTTTGTGTTGGCAGCAAGAATCCACAAGACGGGCTGGAAGCTGAGAGCCGTCTTCTAA
- a CDS encoding peptidase family s58 domain-containing protein — protein sequence MSSSPSARLRLRDLVPGLKVGTWPTGTKNGITDVSGVLVHTESIHSDDGSVNTGVTTILPRKDWFNNACYAGIFRYNGSGEMTGSHWIEETGLLHSPIVLTNSFAVGNCYNGIYQYAIEHYSTGGTVDWFLTPVVGETFDGFLNDLTKFVVTPQHVINGINAASADPVPEGNTGGGTGMLCQGHKGGTGTSSRVVPGLDGQGNEKSYTVAALVQANYGRIHHLHITGVPVGRILAAEAQKSKEAAKAQADYDAAKDKRDGSIIIILATDAPLSPIQLQRLAKRAAGGLSRVGGYGHNSSGDIFLAFSTANKIPVQTVGSEHRDVDPFKASPLATETVDDSTINALLEAAADSTEEAIYNVLCMAESMTGHKGFHIDALPLDKVKSILEKHVALEEAIKADF from the coding sequence ATGTCAAGCTCGCCCTCCGCTCGCCTTCGGCTTCGCGACCTTGTTCCGGGTCTCAAGGTCGGGACTTGGCCAACCGGCACCAAGAACGGCATCACAGATGTCTCTGGGGTCTTAGTCCATACGGAGTCTATCCACAGCGACGATGGCTCTGTCAATACTGGCGTGACGACCATCCTCCCACGCAAGGACTGGTTCAACAATGCGTGCTACGCCGGCATTTTCCGGTACAACGGCTCCGGAGAGATGACCGGCTCCCATTGGATCGAAGAGACGGGTCTCCTTCACAGCCCCATTGTCCTGACAAACAGTTTCGCCGTGGGCAACTGTTACAATGGCATCTATCAATATGCTATTGAACACTACAGTACCGGTGGAACAGTAGACTGGTTCCTTACGCCCGTCGTAGGAGAGACCTTTGATGGATTTCTCAACGATCTTACCAAGTTTGTAGTCACGCCACAACATGTCATCAATGGAATCAatgctgcatctgccgaTCCAGTACCCGAAGGCAACACTGGCGGCGGAACGGGCATGTTGTGTCAAGGACACAAGGGCGGCACTGGAACTTCGAGCCGAGTAGTGCCAGGCCTTGATGGCCAGGGGAACGAGAAGAGCTACACCGTTGCAGCGCTGGTACAAGCAAACTACGGCCGAATTCACCACCTGCACATCACCGGCGTTCCTGTAGGACGGATTCTCGCTGCGGAAGCacagaagagcaaggaggcAGCCAAAGCACAGGCTGACTACGATGCCgccaaagacaagagagacggaagcatcatcatcatcctcgccacAGACGCTCCATTGAGCCCCATTCAACTTCAGCGCTTGGCTAAACGTGCCGCTGGAGGTCTGTCTCGAGTTGGTGGCTATGGGCACAACTCTAGCGGCGACATCTTCTTAGCTTTCAGCACAGCCAACAAGATACCAGTGCAGACAGTCGGCTCCGAGCATAGAGATGTCGATCCATTCAAGGCTAGCCCATTGGCGACGGAGACAGTGGATGATTCGACCATCAACGCCCTGCTCGAAGCTGCCGCTGATTCCACAGAGGAAGCTATATACAACGTTCTGTGCATGGCCGAGAGCATGACAGGACACAAAGGCTTCCATATTGacgcgctgccattggataAAGTTAAGAGCATCTTGGAAAAGCATGTTGCATTGGAGGAGGCAATCAAGGCAGATTTTTGA
- a CDS encoding cytochrome p450 domain-containing protein has translation METLFTYAKKPVPALPQVQGFMHKVVEDLNRETVIQLLGILTVLFFIYRMAIIVHNVWFHPLSKFPGPTHMAAFYLPYTYGTFLSGRMHHTMKKLHRKYGPIIRVGPNHLAVDGSIAWPEVFGHKTDKEEYGKLPGFLFAGDTISIIGAPKDMHRRQRRQLGHAFSDSALRDQGPIIQSYINLLMERFTEKSEAGKSFDVNDWFNFTTFDVIGHLTHSKSFNCLENGSHPWISEFFRGFRGRSYAHFLSQVPYAFEIVKGLHLIRDITNNEKDKNDSVQRTIERINLGDYAIEGYRDFTSYMLKKNHDGESSFVGLELLASATILIGAGAETTAATMSALIFYLGITPTSYNRLVEEIRSAFDDEESITITSTQQLEYLHACIEESLRVYPPINETPPRVCPGDTIDGKYVPRGTAITVFQEVTYHNPEHFAEPDSYIPERWLPKSHPLYDAKFDNDNRAVFKPFSYGPRDCIGKNLAYSEIRLTLSRMLYRFDVELVPGQENWHSAQRTFMAWERRPLNIYLKRR, from the exons ATGGAAACTTTATTTACATATGCTAAAAAGCCAGTTCCGGCCCTTCCTCAAGTACAAGGCTTCATGCACAAAGTCGTCGAAGACTTGAATCGTGAGACTGTTATCCAATTACTGGGTATCCTTACTGTATTG TTCTTTATTTATCGTATGGCCATTATTGTCCATAATGTCTGGTTTCACCCGCTATCCAAATTCCCCGGCCCAACTCATATGGCCGCTTTCTATCTCCCCTACACGTACGGTACTTTTCTCTCCGGCCGCATGCATCATACAATGAAGAAACTCCATCGCAAGTATGGTCCCATCATACGCGTTGGCCCGAATCATCTGGCAGTTGATGGATCTATCGCTTGGCCCGAAGTGTTTGGACACAAGACCGATAAAGAAGAGTATGGGAAGCTACCGGGTTTTCTATTTGCAGGGGACACCATATCTATAATTGGGGCTCCCAAAGACATGCATAGGCGACAGCGTCGACAACTGGGCCATGCATTCAGCGATAGTGCATTGAGAGATCAAGGGCCGATCATACAGAGTTACATAAATCTTCTCATGGAGCGTTTCACTGAAAAGTCTGAAGCTGGGAAAAGCTTTGATGTCAACGACTGGTTCAACTTCACCACGTTCGACGTCATTGGccatctcactcactcaaAGTCATTCAACTGCCTTGAGAACGGCTCTCATCCTTGGATATCTGAGTTTTTCAGAGGGTTTCGTGGCAGATCCTACgctcattttctttctcaagTTCCTTATGCCTTCGAAATTGTCAAGGGACTTCACTTGATTCGAGACATCACCAACAATGAGAAGGATAAAAATGATTCTGTCCAAAGGACAATAGAGCGCATTAATTTGGGCGACTATGCCATTGAAGGTTATCGAGACTTTACGTCCTATATGCTCAAAAAGAACCACGACGGCGAATCAAGCTTTGTCGGGTTGGAGCTTCTGGCTTCAGCTACTATTCTTATTGGAGCGGGCGCCGAAACCACTGCTGCCACCATGTCAGCTCTCATTTTCTACCTTGGCATAACCCCGACTAGTTACAATAGGCTGGTCGAGGAAATCCGCTCTGCttttgacgatgaagagagtATTACAATCACATCCACACAGCAACTGGAGTATCTCCATGCTTGCATTGAAGAGTCGCTCCGCGTGTACCCTCCTATCAACGAGACTCCTCCACGAGTCTGTCCCGGAGACACTATTGATGGGAAATATGTTCCCAGAGGA ACTGCAATTACGGTATTCCAAGAGGTCACGTACCACAATCCCGAACATTTCGCCGAGCCCGACTCCTACATCCCTGAGCGATGGCTACCCAAATCACATCCCTTATACGATGCCAAGTTCGATAATGACAATCGCGCGGTATTCAAGCCTTTCAGCTACGGCCCGAGAGATTGTATCGGTAAGAATCTTGCTTACTCCGAGATCCGGTTAACTCTTTCACGAATGCTGTACCGGTTCGACGTGGAACTGGTTCCCGGCCAGGAGAATTGGCATAGCGCACAGCGTACGTTTATGGCATGGGAGAGGAGACCATTGAACATTTACCTCAAGCGTAGATAG
- a CDS encoding zinc-binding dehydrogenase domain-containing protein gives MAVASSKTIVTIAGAAAITSFPAATYGKAVPYSQRQLLLHDPRQPYKLHTDREIPELRFGDLLVEVHGIGLNPIDWKSADFGLVLPSPPCLNGREFIGKIIASEVDQRCKLQPGEWVLAVSTDYRDFRKSAFQEYAIVCCYNAIRIPKHVDPFKVAPMGVAFVAAGLSLGVCLGVTFTKGPKKREFNLLENARWYPEDVPDDIAEEVFDALAPCYQAQPGEWLLVYGASTVTAQIVIQLAKIGGLKVAGVADLGKHRQLLQSLGTDILIDRSDLDQAKRDIKRLIPGSLRFAIDTVGPETAAWCQQVLAELTRGGGSKLSHLVAMTGRPENLHPNVQVHTVPIKLFHTSQWVGGHLSKWLYELLDTNKLRPPEVEFVPGGLGAINGALERLRQGKTSGKRIVVRMKEPETKIELFP, from the exons ATGGCCGTGGCCTCATCTAAAACAATTGTGACGATCGCAGGGGCTGCAGCCATTACATCGTTTCCGGCCGCCACGTACGGAAAAGCTGTACCTTATTCGCAACGacagctgcttctccatGACCCTCGACAGCCATATAAGCTCCACACAGATAGAGAGATCCCTGAACTAAGATTCGGAGATTTATTAGTTGAAGTGCATGGCATTGGCTTGAATCCAATCGACTGGAAGTCAGC AGATTTTGGACTTGTGCTTCCGTCACCACCATGTCTGAATGGACGTGAGTTTATAGGCAAGATTATAGCTTCAGAAGTCGACCAGAGATGCAAACTTCAGCCGGGAGAATGG GTCCTCGCTGTGTCTACAGACTACCGCGACTTTAGAAAATCCGCTTTTCAAGAGTATGCCATTGTCTGCTGCTACAATGCCATTCGGATTCCCAAACATGTCGACCCGTTTAAAGTCGCCCCTATGGGCGTTGCCTTTGTCGCAGCAGGCCTCTCTCTCGGAGTTTGTTTAGGTGTCACTTTTACAAAGGGTCCCAAAAAGCGAGAGTTTAACCTTCTTGAGAATGCGAGATGGTACCCAGAAGACGTGCCTGATGATATCGCGGAGGAGGTCTTTGACGCCCTGGCGCCTTGCTATCAAGCTCAGCCCGGCGAATGGCTATTAGTCTACGGAG CATCTACCGTTACTGCACAGATCGTGATTCAACTGGCGAAAATAGGAGGCCTGAAAGTAGCAGGCGTTGCTGATCTCGGCAAACATCGACAACTTCTACAATCACTCGGAACTG ATATTTTAATTGATCGTAGCGACCTCGATCAAGCCAAGCGCGATATCAAACGACTCATCCCAGGCTCACTAAGATTCGCCATCGACACAGTTGGGCCAGAAACTGCAGCATGGTGCCAACAAGTTCTTGCAGAAC TTACGCGAGGAGGTGGCAGCAAATTGAGCCACCTCGTTGCCATGACAGGCCGTCCCGAAAATCTTCACCCTAATGTCCAGGTGCATACAGTGcccatcaagctcttccacaCAAGCCAATGGGTTGGTGGGCACCTGAGTAAGTGGCTATATGAGCTTCTTGATACCAATAAGTTACGACCTCCAGAGGTTGAATTTGTACCAGGTGGACTTGGTGCCATTAATGGGGCATTGGAAAGACTAAGACAGGGCAAAACATCAGGAAAGAGGATAGTGGTTCGTATGAAGGAGCCTGAGACGAAAATTGAACTTTTTCCCTAG